In one Magallana gigas chromosome 9, xbMagGiga1.1, whole genome shotgun sequence genomic region, the following are encoded:
- the LOC105347559 gene encoding baculoviral IAP repeat-containing protein 7-B: MVKCDDKVDGLHSQEGTDCSNDEQENLLIYRAEIYRLESFKNWPCQSIVRKEDLARNGFYYLGDRDRVQCVFCNAILSCWEKGDNVIEEHKRHSKNCPLVLGKRTTNIPYSPSQDCLSDVQPAFPEFQNYTKRLESFNEFWPKAMKQRPKELAAAGLFYTEKGDAVKCFQCGGMLRNWDPQDKPWEEHARWFPRCLFIRENNLMSPVRVPLHREFIRRRKTSLGYDESLIEMFELDRRRRGLPECEDEDTFVTEIEKFKVQQESQPPSQISNPPINEVVWNFNEENLGNSDEPMGYDEVDMGGRACVGCKRTNSRDSLTLQPCRCSCCDKCLDDLTHCPSCKTKVRAAAKTN, encoded by the exons ATGGTGAAATGTGACGACAAAGTGGATGGACTTCACAGTCAGGAAGGAACCGACTGCAGCAACGATGAACAGGAAAACCTACTGATTTACAGGGCAGAGATTTATCGCCTGGAGAGCTTCAAAAATTGGCCCTGCCAGTCAATAGTACGGAAAGAGGACCTAGCAAGAAATGGCTTCTATTACCTTGGAGATAGGGATAGGGTTCAATGTGTCTTTTGCAATGCCATATTAAGTTGTTGGGAAAAGGGAGATAATGTTATTGAAGAACACAAGCGACACTCAAAAAACTGTCCTCTTGTATTGGGGAAAAGAACAACCAATATACCCTATTCTCCGAGCCAGGACTGTCTATCTGATGTGCAGCCAGCTTTTCCCGAGTTCCAGAATTACACCAAGAGGCTTGAATCCTTTAATGAGTTCTGGCCAAAAGCCATGAAACAGAGACCCAAGGAACTGGCAGCTGCTGGGTTGTTCTACACAG AAAAGGGGGATGCTGTGAAGTGCTTCCAGTGTGGTGGAATGCTTCGTAACTGGGACCCCCAGGACAAACCCTGGGAGGAGCATGCTCGATGGTTCCCAAGGTGTTTATTTATTCGTGAGAATAACCTCATGTCTCCAGTAAGGGTTCCTCTCCACAGAGAATTCATACGGCGTAGAAAAACCTCCCTGGGATATGACGAAAGCCTAATTGAAATGTTTGAACTAGACAGACGACGCAGAGGAT TGCCTGAATGTGAAGATGAAGACACATTTGTGACAGAAATAGAAAAGTTCAAAGTTCAACAAGAATCCCAACCTCCTTCTCAAATATCAAATCCACCAATCAATGAAGTTGTATGGAATTTTAATGAGGAGAATCTTG GTAATTCCGATGAGCCAATGGGCTATGATGAGGTAGACATGGGTGGGAGGGCGTGTGTGGGGTGTAAGCGGACCAACTCCAGGGATAGCCTCACCCTCCAGCCCTGTCGCTGCAGTTGTTGTGACAAGTGTCTGGATGACCTGACTCACTGTCCCTCCTGTAAAACAAAAGTCAGGGCAGCCGCTAAAACAAACTAA